The proteins below come from a single Drosophila busckii strain San Diego stock center, stock number 13000-0081.31 chromosome X, ASM1175060v1, whole genome shotgun sequence genomic window:
- the LOC108605260 gene encoding uncharacterized protein LOC108605260 — translation MLRMDKSNLTERNYAGVYNVTTKNKKPKRRDKSDLGPDFVAPDGGWGWVICLAAGFSNFFMFPPLQQYGLIYKQRMEYLEFDKKDTTIIANLVMTLSSLVGIVNGAMFRRFTFRQVALTGSTLVFLGIFVSAFCTTVWQYIICLSLLYGVGLGMSMAAVSLAVNTYFKQRRRRATGFTWTITGLGPILFPHVSTFLVNLYGAQGTICIYAAVALNALICALTLQPVLRHVKRHKKSPEKCSPAITADTDLDPQLQSELLETNGNDAWCDYECQHCQEQRREKRGGLFSSQYLFNDDDPECPGYEITEPGTPMLARANDGWFGSKLSLASERRQVLLRRQASLKAASREHLDGLERQGEQQLHGSALALHKPNYFNRERDLELRYGSKSSVYSKPGMGVGMSLELTAPGCTCAEDKVLLQKSAEALRLEQLMSVEAEEEAKRKMNFRQKVSKFFDLDLLRDVTFVNLVVGMSIMMFGEMNFSVLTPFILNSFGYSAEQASLVMSLLACMDISVRFLAPLCLEKIKLDNRLLFAFGIVCIAIGRVLVTMTNNFNVVIAIFLLIGFGKGFRTIFSPLIIPSYVPLSRLPAASGLQLIFNTIFSLAMGPLLGIITEAFGYGATIHCINLLTALALLLWLGESALRRLLGKPLNPPEH, via the exons ATGCTTAGGATGGACAAGTCGAATCTAACGGAGCGTAACTATGCGGGCGTCTATAATGTGaccaccaaaaacaaaaagcccaAGCGGCGCGACAAGAGCGATCTGGGTCCGGATTTTGTGGCGCCCGATGGCGGCTGGGGCTGGGTGATTTGCCTGGCCGCAGGCTTTAGCAAT TTCTTTATGTTTCCACCGCTGCAGCAGTACGGATTGATTTATAAGCAGCGCATGGAGTACTTGGAGTTCGACAAGAAGGACACAACGATTATTGCTAATCTGGTTATGACGCTGTCCTCGCTAGTGG GCATTGTGAATGGCGCCATGTTCAGACGCTTCACCTTTCGCCAAGTGGCGCTCACTGGCAGCACTTTGGTCTTTCTGGGCATCTTTGTGAGCGCCTTCTGCACCACCGTCTGGCAGTACATCATCTGCCTGTCGCTGCTCTATGGCGTCGGCCTGGGCATGAGCATGGCCGCCGTCTCCTTGGCCGTCAACACCTACTTCAAGCAGCGCCGACGTCGCGCCACCGGCTTCACCTGGACCATCACCGGCCTGGGTCCCATCCTATTTCCGCACGTCTCCACCTTTCTGGTCAATCTCTATGGCGCCCAAGGCACCATCTGCATctatgctgcagttgctctcAATGCGCTCATCTGTGCGCTCACCTTGCAGCCCGTGCTGCGGCATGTGAAGCGGCATAAGAAGTCCCCGGAGAAGTGCTCGCCCGCCATAACCGCGGACACCGATCTCGATCCACAGCTGCAGTCGGAGCTGCTGGAGACCAATGGCAATGACGCTTGGTGCGATTACGAGTGCCAGCATTGCCAGGAGCAGCGACGCGAGAAGCGCGGCGGCCTCTTCTCCTCCCAGTATCTGTTCAACGACGATGATCCCGAGTGTCCGGGCTATGAGATCACCGAGCCGGGCACGCCCATGTTGGCGCGCGCCAATGATGGCTGGTTCGGCTCCAAGCTGTCGCTTGCCTCCGAGCGTCGCCAGGTGCTGCTGCGGCGTCAGGCTTCGCTTAAGGCCGCCAGTCGCGAACACTTGGATGGGCTGGAGCGCCAGggtgagcagcagcttcatgGCAGCGCCTTGGCATTGCATAAGCCCAACTATTTCAATCGCGAGCGCGATCTGGAGCTGCGCTATGGCAGCAAGAGCAGCGTGTACTCCAAGCCTGGCATGGGCGTGGGCATGAGTCTGGAGTTGACCGCGCCCGGCTGCACCTGCGCCGAGGACAAGGTGCTGCTCCAAAAGTCCGCCGAGGCGCTGCGCCTGGAGCAGCTGATGAGTGTCGAGGCCGAGGAGGAGGCCAAGCGCAAGATGAACTTTCGCCAGAAGGTTAGCAAGTTCTTTGATCTCGACTTGCTGCGTGACGTCACCTTCGTCAATCTCGTCGTGGGCATGAGCATCATGATGTTTGGCGAAATGAACTTTTCGGTGCTGACTCCGTTCATTTTGAACAGCTTTGGCTACTCCGCGGAGCAGGCCTCGCTGGTGATGTCGCTGCTGGCCTGCATGGATATCTCGGTGCGTTTCCTGGCTCCGCTTTGCCTCGAGAAGATCAAGCTGGATAATCGTCTGCTGTTTGCCTTTGGCATTGTCTGCATTGCCATTGGCCGCGTCCTTGTCACCATGACCAACAATTTCAATGTCGTCATTGCCATCTTCCTGCTGATTGGCTTCGGCAAAGGCTTTCGCACCATTTTCTCGCCACTGATCATACCCAGCTATGTCCCATTGAGTCGTCTGCCCGCCGCCTCGGGCTTGCAGCTGATCTTCAATACGATTTTCTCGCTCGCCATGGGTCCGCTCTTGG GCATCATCACTGAGGCTTTTGGCTATGGCGCCACCATTCACTGCATCAATTTGCTGACCGCTCTGGCTCTGCTCTTGTGGCTGGGCGAGTCCGCACTGCGCCGCCTGCTGGGCAAACCTCTCAATCCGCCAGAGCACTAG
- the LOC108605264 gene encoding uncharacterized protein LOC108605264 isoform X1: MEKRVYEDTTQPLPKRSRGRGYYNRNDKSDLGADFVAPDGGWAWLVCVAAGVSNLSLYPCLQQFGFMFRERLTLLGLSSSQVTAIINTNPAVSACTGLLNGPMFRRFTFRQVAMAGALLCFTGITLTAYCESFAAYIFAYAMLYGFGMGISVSASSLAINTYFQQKRRRAAGFSWTITGLGPIFLPYLVTYLLGVYDVQGTVLLFAAISLHAFVCALIYQPVRYHCANGELLELELEQPTELLCAQCALQRKREPGGIFSSQYLYQDNDAERPGYEIIEPGTPMMARANDGWYGSRLSLSSGRLRFRTISSSKDLEHTQRLHSAIGEQSQLASEDFLRPNNFRREREDAKLCCSCAEQRALQSQQQQSELTKQEEDEAIRAAAELSFLTKLVTFFDLDLLRDFTFVNLVAGLTVINFGELNFSILTPFILNDFGFSTSQITVAMSLMAGMDIIMRFMVPFLTEKMPWDNRIFFLIGVVGIALGRTVVASTRSYSVILCCFVWIGLCKGVRTIFWPLIIPGYVPLNRLPGASGLQLLISGLFTLCCGPFVGLVRDRYNYSVTLHCLDFLSFAAAASWTLEALLRRHKRKIIS; the protein is encoded by the exons ATGGAGAAGCGAGTCTATGAGGATACCACACAGCCGTTGCCCAAACGTtcgcgtgggcgtggctactACAATCGCAACGACAAGAGCGATCTGGGCGCTGACTTTGTCGCCCCCGATGGCGGCTGGGCGTGGCTGGTTTGCGTAGCCGCCGGCGTATCCAAT CTATCGCTTTATCCTTGCCTGCAACAATTCGGATTCATGTTCCGCGAGCGTCTCACGCTGCTGGGTCTGTCCAGTTCCCAGGTGACGGCCATCATCAATACAAATCCAGCAGTCTCGGCATGCACGGGCCTGCTCAATGGCCCCATGTTCCGCAGATTCACCTTCCGGCAAGTGGCCATGGCCGGCGCGCTGCTCTGCTTTACGGGCATTACGCTTACGGCCTACTGCGAGAGCTTTGCCGCCTATATCTTTGCCTATGCCATGCTCTATG gcTTTGGCATGGGCATTAGCGTCTCCGCCTCCTCGCTGGCCATCAATACATATTTTCAGCAGAAGCGTCGCCGTGCCGCTGGCTTCTCCTGGACCATAACAGGACTGGGGCCCATCTTTCTGCCCTATCTGGTGACATATCTGCTGGGCGTCTACGACGTGCAGGGCACCGTGCTGCTCTTCGCTGCAATTTCGCTGCACGCGTTTGTCTGCGCGCTGATCTATCAGCCGGTGCGTTATCATTGTGCGAATGGggagctgctggagctggagctggagcagccgACGGAGCTGCTGTGTGCGCAGTGTGCGCTGCAGCGCAAGCGCGAGCCGGGCGGCATCTTCTCCAGCCAGTATCTGTATCAGGATAACGATGCCGAGCGTCCGGGCTATGAGATTATCGAGCCGGGCACGCCCATGATGGCGCGTGCCAATGACGGCTGGTACGGCTCCAGGCTGTCGTTGAGCTCGGGACGCTTGCGCTTTCGCACCATATCCAGTTCCAAGGACTTGGAGCATACACAGCGACTGCATAGCGCCATAGGCGAGCAATCCCAACTGGCCAGCGAGGATTTCTTGCGTCCCAACAACTTTCGACGCGAGCGTGAGGATGCAAagctctgctgcagctgcgccgaGCAGCGCGCGCTGCagtcgcaacaacaacaaagcgaacTAACCAAGCAAGAGGAAGACGAGGCGAttcgagctgcagctgagcttaGCTTTCTAACCAAGCTGGTGACTTTCTTTGACTTGGATCTGCTGCGCGACTTTACGTTTGTCAATCTGGTCGCCGGCCTCACCGTCATCAACTTTGGCGAGCTCAACTTTTCCATTCTCACGCCATTCATATTGAACGACTTTGGCTTCAGCACTTCGCAGATCACTGTGGCCATGAGTCTCATGGCTGGCATGGACATTATTATGCGCTTTATGGTGCCATTTCTAACCGAGAAAATGCCCTGGGACAAtcgcattttctttttaatcgGCGTCGTGGGCATTGCCCTGGGACGCACCGTCGTTGCCTCCACCAGATCCTACAGCGTTATActctgctgctttgtttggaTCGGACTCTGCAAGGGCGTGCGCACCATTTTCTGGCCATTGATAATACCCGGCTATGTGCCGCTGAATCGCTTGCCAGGCGCCTCCGGCTTGCAGTTGCTCATCTCGGGTCTCTTCACGCTCTGCTGCGGTCCCTTTGTGG GTCTGGTGCGTGATCGTTATAATTATTCCGTTACGCTGCATTGTCTGGATTTCTtgtcatttgctgctgcggcttctTGGACGCTCGAGGCGCTGCTGCGACGTCACAAACGCAAAATAATCAGCTGA
- the LOC108605264 gene encoding uncharacterized protein LOC108605264 isoform X2: MFRERLTLLGLSSSQVTAIINTNPAVSACTGLLNGPMFRRFTFRQVAMAGALLCFTGITLTAYCESFAAYIFAYAMLYGFGMGISVSASSLAINTYFQQKRRRAAGFSWTITGLGPIFLPYLVTYLLGVYDVQGTVLLFAAISLHAFVCALIYQPVRYHCANGELLELELEQPTELLCAQCALQRKREPGGIFSSQYLYQDNDAERPGYEIIEPGTPMMARANDGWYGSRLSLSSGRLRFRTISSSKDLEHTQRLHSAIGEQSQLASEDFLRPNNFRREREDAKLCCSCAEQRALQSQQQQSELTKQEEDEAIRAAAELSFLTKLVTFFDLDLLRDFTFVNLVAGLTVINFGELNFSILTPFILNDFGFSTSQITVAMSLMAGMDIIMRFMVPFLTEKMPWDNRIFFLIGVVGIALGRTVVASTRSYSVILCCFVWIGLCKGVRTIFWPLIIPGYVPLNRLPGASGLQLLISGLFTLCCGPFVGLVRDRYNYSVTLHCLDFLSFAAAASWTLEALLRRHKRKIIS; this comes from the exons ATGTTCCGCGAGCGTCTCACGCTGCTGGGTCTGTCCAGTTCCCAGGTGACGGCCATCATCAATACAAATCCAGCAGTCTCGGCATGCACGGGCCTGCTCAATGGCCCCATGTTCCGCAGATTCACCTTCCGGCAAGTGGCCATGGCCGGCGCGCTGCTCTGCTTTACGGGCATTACGCTTACGGCCTACTGCGAGAGCTTTGCCGCCTATATCTTTGCCTATGCCATGCTCTATG gcTTTGGCATGGGCATTAGCGTCTCCGCCTCCTCGCTGGCCATCAATACATATTTTCAGCAGAAGCGTCGCCGTGCCGCTGGCTTCTCCTGGACCATAACAGGACTGGGGCCCATCTTTCTGCCCTATCTGGTGACATATCTGCTGGGCGTCTACGACGTGCAGGGCACCGTGCTGCTCTTCGCTGCAATTTCGCTGCACGCGTTTGTCTGCGCGCTGATCTATCAGCCGGTGCGTTATCATTGTGCGAATGGggagctgctggagctggagctggagcagccgACGGAGCTGCTGTGTGCGCAGTGTGCGCTGCAGCGCAAGCGCGAGCCGGGCGGCATCTTCTCCAGCCAGTATCTGTATCAGGATAACGATGCCGAGCGTCCGGGCTATGAGATTATCGAGCCGGGCACGCCCATGATGGCGCGTGCCAATGACGGCTGGTACGGCTCCAGGCTGTCGTTGAGCTCGGGACGCTTGCGCTTTCGCACCATATCCAGTTCCAAGGACTTGGAGCATACACAGCGACTGCATAGCGCCATAGGCGAGCAATCCCAACTGGCCAGCGAGGATTTCTTGCGTCCCAACAACTTTCGACGCGAGCGTGAGGATGCAAagctctgctgcagctgcgccgaGCAGCGCGCGCTGCagtcgcaacaacaacaaagcgaacTAACCAAGCAAGAGGAAGACGAGGCGAttcgagctgcagctgagcttaGCTTTCTAACCAAGCTGGTGACTTTCTTTGACTTGGATCTGCTGCGCGACTTTACGTTTGTCAATCTGGTCGCCGGCCTCACCGTCATCAACTTTGGCGAGCTCAACTTTTCCATTCTCACGCCATTCATATTGAACGACTTTGGCTTCAGCACTTCGCAGATCACTGTGGCCATGAGTCTCATGGCTGGCATGGACATTATTATGCGCTTTATGGTGCCATTTCTAACCGAGAAAATGCCCTGGGACAAtcgcattttctttttaatcgGCGTCGTGGGCATTGCCCTGGGACGCACCGTCGTTGCCTCCACCAGATCCTACAGCGTTATActctgctgctttgtttggaTCGGACTCTGCAAGGGCGTGCGCACCATTTTCTGGCCATTGATAATACCCGGCTATGTGCCGCTGAATCGCTTGCCAGGCGCCTCCGGCTTGCAGTTGCTCATCTCGGGTCTCTTCACGCTCTGCTGCGGTCCCTTTGTGG GTCTGGTGCGTGATCGTTATAATTATTCCGTTACGCTGCATTGTCTGGATTTCTtgtcatttgctgctgcggcttctTGGACGCTCGAGGCGCTGCTGCGACGTCACAAACGCAAAATAATCAGCTGA